One genomic region from Tachysurus fulvidraco isolate hzauxx_2018 chromosome 14, HZAU_PFXX_2.0, whole genome shotgun sequence encodes:
- the polb gene encoding DNA polymerase beta: MSKRKAPQETLNEGITDFLIELANYEKNVNRAIHKYNAYRKAASVIAKYPHKIKSGTEAKKLDGVGAKIAEKIDEYLTTGKLRKLEKIRNDDTSSSINFLTRVTGIGPAAARKFYDEGVKTLDDLRKIEHKLNHHQQIGLKYFEEFELRIPRKEMEKMEALILQELEQLDPEYIGTICGSYRRGAESSGDIDILLTHPDFTSQSHKQPRLLHAVVEHLESIGFVTDTLSKGDTKFMGVCQLQRGVENKNDYNHRRIDIRLIPKDQYYCGVLYFTGSDIFNKNMRTHALEKGFTLNEYTIRPLGVTGVPGEPLLVDSEKDIFDYIHMKYREPKERSE; encoded by the exons ATGAGCAAACGGAAAGCGCCGCAAGAAACTTTAAATGAGGGAATCACGGACTTTCTTATTG aattggccaattatgaaaaaaatgtaaacagggCCATCCATAAGTACAATGCATACAG AAAAGCTGCTTCTGTGATTGCCAAGTACCCACATAAAATCAAAAGTGGCACTGAAGCCAAAAAACTG GATGGAGTTGGTGCAAAGATTGCTGAGAAAATTGATGAGTATTTAACCACAGGGAAACTACGCAAACTGGAAAAG ATTCGCAATGACGACACCAGCTCCTCTATCAATTTTTTAACTAGAGTGACTGGAATAGG ccCAGCTGCTGCTAGGAAGTTCTATGATGAAGGTGTCAAGACCCTAGATG ATTTGAGGAAGATTGAACACAAGCTGAACCATCATCAGCAGATTGGCctgaa GTACTTTGAAGAATTTGAGCTCAGAATTCCCCGCAAGGAGATGGAAAAAATGGAG GCTTTAATATTGCAGGAGTTGGAGCAGCTTGACCCAGAATACATTGGCACCATCTGCGGCAGCTACAGACGAG GAGCAGAATCAAGTGGTGATATTGATATACTGTTGACTCATCCGGATTTTACTTCCCAATCCCATAAGCAA CCCAGGCTGCTCCATGCAGTGGTAGAACACCTTGAGTCTATTGGATTTGTCACTGATACTTTGTCCAAAGGAGATACGAAGTTCATG GGTGTATGCCAGCTACAAAGAGGAGTTGAGAATAAGAATGATTATAATCATCGCCGTATTGATATCAG GCTTATTCCCAAGGACCAGTATTACTGTGGTGTGCTTTACTTTACTGGAAGTGATATATTCAATAAGAATATGAGAACCCATGCACTTGAGAAAGGCTTCACCCTTAACGAGTACACTATTCGTCCACTAGGAGTCACTG GTGTGCCTGGAGAGCCCTTACTGGTGGACAGTGAGAAGGATATATTTGACTACATCCACATGAAATACAGAGAGCCGAAAGAACGCAGCGAATAA